The following are from one region of the Sphingobium sp. TKS genome:
- a CDS encoding ATP-dependent helicase: MDAVELARQRAAALHEKVVSKGSDPWDPGAIVRAVASDLGLDIEAVEQGSLVLDGGRAQFDPIYRAIRHEDAGSTFYKAFLVGHELGHATLGDDRVEHVAHDVDPMRSSEAAPVGEDRVVDYSRRQRREIQMDLFGRELLLPRGWVRSLHLEGMTASQIAERIRAPYDVVALQLLDALLLPQIEPESEEGEAKPPKPLNDEQREAAAHRGIPYLLEAGPGTGKTQTLVGRVAGLVDEGIDPRKILVLTFSNKAAGELTERIAGLRSEAAPAMWIGTFHAFGLDLVRRYHSRLHFPKEPRMMDRSEAITIMEREYLALDLVHHREFMNPDRPLKDMFTAISRAKDEVADADRYAALAKDMLDRATDPAARKAAESCAEVALVYRRYEELKRGECAVDFGDLVALPVKLLDTAPDVVSILRGTYSHILVDEYQDVNRSSVRLLQHLTDGGQNLWAVGDARQAIYRFRGASSFNMSRFRSEDFPDGTGGRLRLNYRSTPEIVEAFSRFGATMQAGTSDAKLDAHRPSSGISPEHVTFGDNDDEAAALADEILRCSQNVAFRDQAVLCSGNDRLNRMGRELERRGIPVLYLGNLFERPEVKDLLSVLSLLVDRRAMGLVRNPSLPDLAAGISLKGAAAMIGHLRLAEADPLTWTGVSPSIPMLDAADMAAVNKAGAMVAGFDSGSKPWTVLAHVLLDRTRAAASLASTDDVASRSMGIAIWQLMGFLQAERPGPGLPVQRTLDGIRRLIQLADERDLRQLPQAAQGIDAVRLMTIHGSKGLEFPVVHVMGLNKNGMPNSWRKPACPVPDGMIEGGKGGTMEIGAADHALEQECLFYVATSRARDRLLLYSARQTAAKARRDPSAFIGKLGISAMREAKDNANQCPDPDDLPLPITLGSAIRITTAQLNLYERCPRRFLYTHVLGVGGRRTPTTMTRMHDLVRDVVTEIASTQPSSTSLDDMERLLEQRWSEGPLAGEEYRKHRDVAATLLQRFVRMRAGTTRMSAVGLKAIIGTNTITAEADDVVAMAGGRHAVRMVRTGHSSSSTGKSLADAAFQIAASFSLPGCSAEIIHLGDDELSTPVAFNPKQLGTRGEKLVEIFTAMGKGSFAPDRSDRTCPFCPAFFTCGPVVDGSLEKNL; this comes from the coding sequence ATGGATGCTGTCGAACTCGCGCGGCAGCGCGCCGCGGCGCTTCATGAGAAGGTAGTCTCGAAGGGCTCTGATCCGTGGGATCCGGGGGCGATAGTCAGAGCCGTCGCATCCGATCTAGGACTCGACATCGAAGCGGTCGAGCAGGGTAGCCTCGTGCTTGATGGTGGCAGGGCGCAATTCGACCCGATCTACAGGGCCATCCGGCACGAGGATGCAGGATCGACTTTCTACAAGGCTTTCCTCGTGGGCCACGAACTCGGCCACGCCACGCTTGGTGATGACCGCGTCGAGCACGTGGCGCACGACGTCGATCCGATGCGATCGTCTGAGGCGGCTCCGGTCGGTGAGGATCGCGTCGTGGACTACAGCCGACGGCAGCGGCGTGAGATCCAGATGGACCTCTTCGGTCGCGAACTCCTATTGCCGCGCGGATGGGTGCGGTCGCTCCATCTGGAAGGGATGACGGCTTCGCAGATCGCCGAAAGGATTCGCGCTCCATATGACGTCGTGGCACTTCAGCTTCTCGACGCCCTGCTCCTCCCGCAGATTGAGCCTGAATCAGAGGAAGGTGAGGCCAAGCCGCCCAAGCCCCTCAACGACGAGCAGCGCGAGGCTGCGGCCCACCGTGGCATACCCTATCTTCTGGAAGCCGGTCCGGGGACGGGCAAGACCCAAACGCTGGTCGGACGCGTGGCCGGTCTCGTCGACGAAGGCATTGATCCGCGAAAGATCCTCGTCCTGACATTCTCGAACAAGGCTGCTGGTGAACTGACCGAGCGCATTGCCGGTCTCCGCTCAGAGGCGGCACCGGCAATGTGGATCGGCACATTCCACGCGTTCGGTCTCGACCTTGTTCGCCGATATCACAGTCGGCTGCATTTCCCCAAGGAACCCAGGATGATGGATCGCAGCGAGGCGATCACCATCATGGAGCGAGAATATCTCGCTCTCGATCTCGTGCACCATCGGGAATTCATGAATCCCGACCGCCCGCTCAAGGACATGTTCACGGCGATTTCGCGCGCCAAGGACGAGGTGGCCGATGCCGATCGCTACGCCGCCCTCGCAAAAGATATGCTGGACAGGGCGACCGATCCGGCCGCACGCAAAGCGGCAGAGAGTTGTGCCGAAGTGGCGCTCGTTTACCGGAGATATGAAGAGCTGAAGCGGGGCGAGTGCGCGGTCGACTTCGGCGATCTGGTGGCCTTGCCCGTGAAACTCCTCGACACCGCGCCCGACGTCGTTTCCATCCTGCGCGGCACCTACAGCCACATCCTCGTCGACGAGTATCAGGACGTGAACCGCAGCAGCGTGCGGCTCCTCCAGCATCTGACGGATGGTGGCCAGAACCTCTGGGCCGTCGGCGATGCACGGCAGGCCATTTACCGGTTCCGTGGCGCCTCCTCGTTCAACATGTCGCGTTTCAGAAGCGAGGACTTCCCCGACGGAACCGGCGGTCGTCTCCGCCTCAACTATCGGTCGACACCTGAGATCGTCGAGGCCTTCTCTCGTTTCGGCGCCACCATGCAGGCCGGCACCAGCGATGCAAAGCTCGACGCCCATCGACCGTCCAGCGGAATATCGCCCGAGCATGTGACCTTCGGTGACAATGACGACGAGGCCGCGGCGCTCGCCGACGAAATTCTGCGCTGCTCCCAGAACGTGGCCTTCCGGGATCAGGCCGTGCTCTGCTCCGGAAACGATCGGCTCAACCGCATGGGACGTGAACTGGAGCGTCGCGGTATACCGGTCCTCTATCTAGGAAACCTCTTCGAGCGGCCCGAGGTGAAGGACCTGCTGTCCGTCCTGTCACTGCTCGTTGACCGGCGCGCAATGGGCCTCGTCCGCAACCCCTCGCTGCCGGATCTGGCAGCAGGCATCAGCCTGAAGGGTGCCGCGGCAATGATTGGCCATCTTCGGCTGGCCGAAGCTGACCCACTCACGTGGACCGGTGTCTCACCGTCGATCCCGATGCTCGATGCGGCCGATATGGCGGCGGTGAACAAGGCTGGGGCCATGGTCGCCGGCTTCGATAGTGGCTCAAAGCCCTGGACTGTGCTTGCGCATGTCCTTCTGGATCGGACGCGCGCCGCAGCATCTCTAGCTTCAACAGACGATGTCGCCAGCCGATCGATGGGCATCGCAATCTGGCAGCTCATGGGCTTTCTGCAGGCTGAGCGCCCAGGACCGGGGCTGCCTGTTCAGCGCACTCTCGATGGTATCAGGCGACTAATCCAGCTCGCCGATGAGCGGGACCTTCGCCAGCTGCCGCAGGCGGCACAGGGCATCGACGCGGTCCGGCTCATGACCATCCATGGGAGCAAGGGGCTCGAATTTCCCGTCGTTCACGTGATGGGGCTGAACAAGAACGGCATGCCGAACTCGTGGCGAAAGCCTGCCTGCCCGGTGCCTGATGGCATGATCGAGGGCGGCAAGGGCGGCACGATGGAGATAGGTGCCGCAGATCATGCTCTCGAGCAGGAATGCTTGTTCTATGTGGCCACCTCCCGCGCACGGGACCGACTCCTGCTCTATTCGGCCAGGCAGACGGCAGCAAAGGCGCGACGTGATCCATCGGCCTTCATCGGCAAGCTGGGCATCAGCGCCATGCGGGAGGCGAAGGACAACGCCAACCAGTGTCCTGATCCAGACGATCTGCCGCTGCCGATCACCCTGGGTTCTGCTATCAGGATCACGACCGCCCAACTGAACCTCTACGAGCGCTGCCCCCGTCGCTTCCTCTACACCCATGTCCTTGGGGTGGGCGGACGCCGTACACCCACTACCATGACGAGGATGCACGACCTGGTGCGTGACGTCGTGACGGAGATCGCCTCCACGCAGCCTTCCTCGACCTCGCTCGACGATATGGAGAGGCTACTGGAGCAGCGCTGGTCCGAAGGGCCGCTGGCCGGTGAGGAGTATCGGAAGCACCGCGACGTGGCTGCGACGCTTCTGCAGCGGTTCGTGAGGATGAGGGCGGGCACGACCCGGATGAGTGCCGTGGGCCTCAAGGCGATTATTGGAACGAACACGATCACGGCAGAGGCGGACGATGTCGTGGCCATGGCTGGCGGACGACATGCCGTCCGCATGGTCAGAACAGGACACAGCTCGTCGTCGACCGGGAAGAGTCTCGCGGATGCCGCCTTCCAGATCGCAGCATCTTTCTCTCTGCCGGGATGCAGTGCCGAGATCATTCACCTCGGGGATGACGAGTTATCAACGCCGGTCGCCTTCAATCCGAAACAGCTTGGGACAAGGGGTGAGAAGCTGGTCGAGATTTTCACGGCCATGGGCAAAGGGAGCTTCGCACCCGATCGGTCGGATCGCACCTGCCCGTTCTGCCCTGCCTTCTTCACCTGCGGTCCGGTGGTTGACGGCAGCCTGGAAAAAAATCTCTGA
- a CDS encoding multiubiquitin domain-containing protein, with the protein MPLIETPDIDDVALAVQEDRPLRPGRYRVSFSLDSVDFSSLILDDPVPLGRQILKKAGIKDIDGHSLFLITPEGDFEDVRADEDVDLRDRGAYRFIAFSTDPLYRIKLNEARIVWGRSSIPEAVLRALVDIGDDEAVFLEVRGGKDKLIEPGTEADLTGDGVEKFITAPNKVTYTFFVNGKAYETDKKKLTGAQIKAMVPDWDPQHDLSLEGEGDDPDRIIPDDESVSLVPKHGVRRFSSVPKANFG; encoded by the coding sequence ATGCCCCTTATCGAAACCCCCGACATCGACGATGTCGCCCTCGCCGTGCAGGAGGACCGCCCCTTGCGCCCCGGACGCTACCGTGTGTCGTTCTCCCTCGACAGCGTCGACTTCAGCTCGCTCATTCTGGACGATCCCGTTCCGCTCGGTCGCCAGATTCTTAAGAAGGCTGGCATCAAGGACATCGACGGCCATTCCCTCTTCCTCATCACTCCCGAGGGCGACTTCGAGGATGTCCGGGCGGACGAGGACGTCGATCTGCGTGACCGTGGCGCTTACCGCTTCATCGCGTTCAGCACCGACCCCCTCTACCGCATCAAGCTCAATGAAGCCCGCATCGTATGGGGCCGCTCGTCGATCCCCGAAGCGGTGCTGCGTGCGCTCGTCGACATCGGTGACGACGAAGCCGTGTTCCTGGAGGTCCGCGGTGGGAAGGACAAGCTGATCGAACCGGGCACCGAGGCGGATCTCACTGGAGACGGCGTCGAGAAGTTCATCACGGCGCCCAACAAGGTCACCTATACCTTCTTCGTCAACGGCAAGGCCTATGAGACCGACAAGAAAAAGCTGACCGGTGCCCAGATCAAGGCGATGGTTCCGGACTGGGATCCGCAGCATGACCTCTCGCTGGAGGGTGAAGGCGACGATCCGGATCGCATCATCCCTGATGACGAGTCCGTGAGCCTCGTCCCGAAGCACGGTGTCCGCCGCTTCTCGTCGGTCCCGAAGGCGAACTTCGGCTGA
- a CDS encoding E2/UBC family protein gives MSGILAMQLEQLRERFGDVQTRQLPSGTTLVTVPGVRLPEGWSKASTTIRFIVPPGYPFAQLDCFWSDPELRLAHGGPPQNSAPTPIPETVEPALWFSWHLTGPWNPNRDTLSTWMNVVIDRMRQVQ, from the coding sequence ATGTCGGGCATTCTTGCAATGCAGCTGGAGCAGCTGCGGGAGCGCTTCGGCGATGTTCAGACCCGGCAGTTGCCGAGCGGCACCACGCTCGTCACCGTGCCGGGGGTTCGTCTGCCGGAGGGGTGGTCGAAGGCTTCGACCACCATCCGCTTCATCGTTCCCCCGGGCTATCCGTTCGCGCAGCTCGACTGCTTCTGGTCGGACCCTGAGTTGCGCCTCGCTCACGGGGGGCCGCCGCAGAACTCGGCACCCACTCCGATCCCCGAGACCGTCGAGCCGGCTCTGTGGTTTTCATGGCATCTCACGGGTCCCTGGAATCCCAACCGCGATACCCTTTCGACGTGGATGAACGTGGTGATCGATCGCATGAGGCAGGTGCAATGA
- a CDS encoding ThiF family adenylyltransferase translates to MSRVRFPAPLYSDLASTLLDASGLESCAIGYAHYDAHSDTWIVADASPVPVDAYENRTCVSAVLKPSFLIEVAHRSRVTGMSVIGIHTHPDSPGHPRFSPVDDAGETELGSYLGRRAAPMPHVALVIGPHGCRARRLGSDEEVEVWEVGKVLKFLSPMQGVTDQERDDRQVRAFGAPGQRLLRRLRFGVIGAGGTGSLACQQLAHLGASWITVIDPDLIEATNLNRLVGSIPSDVGQPKVEVAARMIRAISPEATVFPHQADIVDEEVAKLIATFDFVLLCTDSHASRAVVNQAAYQYLVPVIDMGVSITVANEAVSHITGRVQMLATGLPCLTCSGALDGEAIRREMLTPEQRAADPYVHGEREPQPAVLSINSTVSSLATTMLLGAVTPVPVKPRYQIYDGIRGRVKEMAVPVQSDCVVCSSMGALAKGSTWSLPVRPANCHRSEK, encoded by the coding sequence ATGAGCCGCGTCCGCTTCCCTGCACCTCTCTATTCTGACCTGGCGTCGACGCTGCTCGACGCCAGCGGTCTGGAGAGCTGCGCCATCGGCTATGCCCATTACGATGCGCATAGCGACACATGGATCGTCGCCGATGCCAGCCCGGTGCCGGTGGATGCGTATGAGAATCGCACCTGCGTATCTGCGGTCCTCAAACCGTCCTTCCTCATCGAGGTGGCGCACCGCAGTCGGGTCACCGGTATGTCCGTCATCGGTATCCATACCCATCCCGACAGTCCGGGGCATCCTCGTTTTTCGCCGGTCGATGATGCGGGTGAAACCGAACTGGGTTCATATCTTGGCCGGCGGGCGGCTCCGATGCCGCATGTCGCCTTGGTGATCGGACCGCATGGCTGCCGCGCTCGTCGTCTTGGGAGTGATGAAGAGGTGGAAGTGTGGGAGGTCGGGAAAGTCCTCAAGTTCCTTTCGCCCATGCAAGGTGTGACCGACCAGGAACGCGATGATCGGCAGGTGCGGGCATTCGGGGCGCCAGGGCAGAGGTTGCTGCGTCGCCTCCGCTTCGGCGTGATCGGTGCTGGTGGAACAGGGTCTCTGGCGTGCCAACAGCTTGCCCATCTCGGCGCGTCGTGGATAACAGTGATCGACCCCGACCTGATCGAGGCGACCAATCTCAACCGACTTGTCGGTTCCATCCCCTCGGATGTCGGGCAGCCGAAGGTCGAGGTTGCGGCCAGGATGATCCGAGCTATCAGTCCCGAAGCAACGGTGTTTCCGCACCAGGCGGACATCGTTGATGAGGAGGTAGCGAAGCTCATCGCGACATTCGACTTCGTGCTTCTGTGCACCGATTCCCACGCGAGCCGGGCGGTCGTCAACCAAGCTGCCTACCAATATCTCGTGCCCGTGATCGACATGGGGGTCAGCATCACCGTCGCGAATGAGGCCGTTAGCCACATCACTGGGCGGGTGCAGATGCTCGCCACGGGGCTTCCCTGCCTGACTTGCTCGGGTGCCCTAGATGGCGAGGCGATCCGGCGGGAGATGCTGACCCCGGAGCAGCGGGCAGCGGATCCCTATGTCCATGGTGAGCGCGAACCCCAGCCTGCCGTCCTGTCGATCAATTCGACTGTGAGCTCGCTTGCGACGACCATGTTGCTCGGGGCCGTCACGCCAGTTCCGGTCAAGCCGCGCTATCAAATATACGATGGTATTCGCGGACGAGTGAAGGAAATGGCCGTCCCGGTGCAATCCGACTGCGTGGTGTGCTCTTCCATGGGCGCCTTGGCCAAGGGCTCCACGTGGAGCCTGCCTGTCCGGCCCGCCAACTGCCATAGGAGCGAAAAATGA
- a CDS encoding DUF6527 family protein has translation MTEPARMVRMLEPAEYRDQAETSLTAPGDASMVVRVRPRSIIMACPDGCGETLVINLDSRADKAWRFDMRGEGLTLFPSVWREGGCESHFIVWRGHILWCDRFEKGNREPIYNPGIEHAVLNAMDDVQPRSALELADAIDELVWDVNRVASRLVGRGLARSRKINGGWMFVREP, from the coding sequence ATGACCGAACCCGCACGTATGGTCCGTATGCTTGAACCTGCGGAATACCGTGATCAGGCTGAGACATCACTGACCGCTCCCGGCGACGCCTCGATGGTCGTGCGTGTCCGGCCAAGATCAATCATCATGGCCTGTCCGGACGGGTGCGGCGAAACGCTGGTGATCAACCTGGATAGTCGTGCTGACAAGGCCTGGCGCTTTGACATGCGTGGAGAAGGACTCACTCTCTTCCCCTCGGTCTGGCGCGAAGGCGGATGCGAGAGCCATTTCATCGTGTGGCGCGGCCACATCCTGTGGTGCGATCGCTTCGAGAAGGGGAATCGCGAACCCATCTACAACCCTGGAATCGAGCATGCCGTTCTGAATGCAATGGATGACGTTCAGCCGCGCAGCGCCCTGGAACTCGCCGATGCAATTGACGAGCTTGTTTGGGACGTAAATCGCGTGGCTAGCCGTCTCGTCGGGCGCGGACTGGCCCGGTCAAGAAAGATCAACGGGGGCTGGATGTTTGTGCGCGAGCCATGA
- the tnpA gene encoding IS66-like element accessory protein TnpA, with translation MSQITVISGPERRRVWTDQQKRELVAAVSAPGANVAEIARRADLRPNQIYRWRRQMGQAAQGFAEVQVQPDPMPVSGSAIIVEFERAVVRIPAGASPGLVSAVLRSVKP, from the coding sequence ATGAGTCAGATCACGGTAATTTCGGGGCCGGAGCGGCGGCGGGTATGGACCGACCAGCAGAAGCGCGAACTGGTCGCGGCGGTTTCGGCGCCCGGCGCGAACGTGGCGGAGATTGCCCGCCGTGCCGATCTGCGGCCGAACCAGATCTACAGATGGCGGCGGCAGATGGGGCAGGCAGCCCAAGGCTTTGCAGAAGTGCAGGTGCAGCCCGATCCGATGCCAGTGAGCGGATCGGCGATCATCGTGGAGTTCGAACGGGCGGTCGTGCGTATTCCCGCTGGTGCTTCGCCCGGACTGGTGTCGGCAGTGCTGCGGTCGGTCAAGCCGTGA
- the tnpB gene encoding IS66 family insertion sequence element accessory protein TnpB (TnpB, as the term is used for proteins encoded by IS66 family insertion elements, is considered an accessory protein, since TnpC, encoded by a neighboring gene, is a DDE family transposase.) gives MRSLALQVQQSFGRDPFAGDLYIFRGRRGDLCKIIWHDGVGMSLYAKRLERGKYIWPSAVDGVIAISPSQMACMLEAIDWRNPQATWRPTLAG, from the coding sequence ATGCGCAGCCTGGCCCTGCAGGTGCAGCAGAGTTTCGGACGTGATCCCTTCGCCGGGGATCTCTACATTTTCAGGGGACGCCGCGGCGACCTCTGCAAGATCATCTGGCATGATGGTGTCGGCATGTCGCTTTATGCCAAGCGTCTCGAGCGCGGGAAGTACATCTGGCCTTCGGCCGTGGACGGCGTGATTGCCATCTCCCCTTCGCAGATGGCCTGCATGTTGGAGGCGATCGACTGGCGTAATCCGCAGGCCACATGGCGCCCGACATTGGCCGGATAA
- a CDS encoding site-specific integrase codes for MSKAGPQMLFALVESFFSNYLPRQRGASPHTTRAYRDTLKLLFQFVAQRRGREVAALVLEDLDADTVAGFLDHLEGGRSNSTATRNCRRAALRSFFKHLLRNDLDNALRYTQVLALPSKRARQKPATYLEATDVRAIIAHPDRRTRSGWRDYTLLLFLYNCGARVSEATGLLWQDLQLTPPHQARLRGKGRKERLVPLWRETADALRRLQNLSGAAGQQHVFMNRHGQPLTRDGVAYILTKHASPVVQDRPRLARDRITPHVFRHSCAVALLQSGTDVTVIRDYLGHSSIATTNRYISTNLKMKRDALQNFWKHAGIEPAKATPWKPKPDLLSYLRSL; via the coding sequence ATGAGTAAGGCAGGACCTCAGATGCTGTTCGCTTTGGTGGAGTCGTTCTTCTCCAACTATCTGCCGCGTCAGCGCGGCGCGAGCCCACATACGACGCGCGCCTATCGCGACACGCTCAAGCTGCTGTTTCAGTTCGTTGCCCAGCGGCGCGGCCGCGAGGTCGCCGCGCTTGTGCTGGAGGATCTCGACGCCGACACCGTCGCTGGGTTCCTCGATCATCTCGAGGGCGGAAGATCCAACTCCACCGCGACGCGCAACTGCCGCCGTGCCGCGCTTCGCAGCTTCTTCAAGCACCTCTTGCGCAACGATCTCGACAATGCGCTCCGTTACACGCAGGTGTTGGCGCTGCCGTCGAAGCGGGCGAGGCAGAAGCCCGCAACCTACCTCGAAGCAACCGACGTGCGGGCCATCATCGCCCATCCCGATCGGCGGACCCGCAGTGGCTGGCGCGATTACACGCTGCTGCTTTTCCTCTATAATTGCGGCGCCAGAGTGAGCGAAGCAACCGGCCTGCTGTGGCAGGACCTTCAACTGACGCCACCGCACCAGGCCCGATTGCGTGGGAAGGGCCGCAAGGAGCGGCTCGTTCCGTTATGGCGCGAGACGGCCGACGCGTTGCGGCGCCTGCAAAACCTGTCGGGCGCTGCGGGCCAGCAGCATGTTTTCATGAACCGCCACGGCCAACCGCTGACCCGCGATGGAGTCGCGTACATCCTTACCAAGCATGCCTCGCCAGTCGTCCAGGATCGACCCAGGCTGGCGCGTGACCGCATCACTCCTCACGTTTTCCGCCACAGCTGCGCCGTCGCGCTCCTGCAGTCGGGCACCGACGTGACCGTGATCCGCGATTATCTCGGTCATTCCAGCATCGCGACCACGAACCGGTATATCTCGACGAACCTGAAGATGAAGCGCGATGCGCTACAGAACTTTTGGAAGCACGCCGGTATCGAACCCGCAAAGGCCACGCCTTGGAAGCCAAAGCCGGATCTGCTTTCGTACCTGCGGTCCCTATGA
- a CDS encoding tyrosine-type recombinase/integrase — MTTVIVLEELRNDAASFLAFKRAMGHPYRRGEFEIERFLRFVEDQWGDDVDISLAEAISRWCGRLPDRKAVTLGNEFGVIRQLCLHRRRRDPTSYVPEHAFAPVKESTFFPYIFSRDEIRCILAAASAHQGRFIWASMLRRLILVLYCTGLRLGEAVRLTMDDVDLDRGTLLIRNSKRRTRIVPMRDDLVAELGLYVDDRCRVLHDRGQGDCEALFVRLNGAPLHTHAASDAIRKLLRRLDIKPAQGRVGARPYEFRHAFAVHRLTAWAEEGADIHAKLPWLSAYLGHQNVIGTEVYLKATPQLLELASTRFEQHMRHARQPR, encoded by the coding sequence ATGACCACCGTCATCGTCCTGGAAGAGTTAAGGAACGACGCCGCGAGCTTCCTGGCGTTCAAGCGCGCCATGGGCCATCCCTATCGACGCGGCGAGTTTGAGATCGAACGCTTCCTTCGCTTCGTCGAAGACCAGTGGGGCGACGATGTCGATATTTCGCTGGCCGAAGCGATTAGCCGCTGGTGTGGGCGTTTGCCCGACCGCAAGGCCGTCACGCTCGGCAACGAGTTCGGGGTCATTCGTCAACTTTGCCTGCATCGCCGTCGTCGCGATCCCACCAGCTATGTGCCCGAGCACGCCTTTGCGCCGGTGAAGGAGTCGACGTTCTTTCCTTACATTTTCAGCCGCGACGAGATCCGCTGCATTCTCGCCGCCGCGTCAGCGCACCAAGGCCGCTTCATATGGGCATCTATGCTGCGAAGGCTGATTCTCGTGCTTTACTGCACCGGCCTCAGGCTCGGCGAGGCGGTGCGTCTGACCATGGATGATGTCGATCTCGACCGTGGGACCTTGCTCATACGCAACAGCAAGCGGCGTACGCGTATCGTCCCCATGCGCGACGATCTTGTCGCAGAGCTTGGCCTCTATGTCGATGATCGATGCCGGGTGCTTCACGATCGTGGTCAAGGGGATTGCGAAGCTCTGTTCGTTCGCCTCAACGGCGCGCCACTCCATACCCACGCGGCGTCCGACGCTATTCGCAAGCTCCTGCGCCGCCTCGATATTAAGCCTGCGCAGGGGCGCGTCGGAGCGCGCCCATATGAGTTTCGGCATGCGTTCGCGGTTCACCGCCTGACAGCATGGGCGGAGGAAGGTGCTGACATTCACGCCAAGCTCCCCTGGCTTTCGGCCTATCTCGGGCACCAGAACGTCATTGGCACCGAGGTCTATCTGAAGGCGACGCCGCAACTCCTGGAACTCGCGAGCACGCGCTTCGAACAACATATGCGACACGCCAGGCAGCCACGATGA
- a CDS encoding site-specific integrase: MLPPLLAQYAAYLTQHRGNPEVTVHKKLGHIGKLQDYLIQAGKDWHSMQITDVDAFLVGRAARYSRSHVSDLACTVRCFSRFLHWSGQSPVDISEAVIAPVQRRHERPRRALSWDNVKRLLMAVDRSSPQGLRDYAILLMMSTYGFGAGEIIRLQFRDIDWDNSTLSVLRPKTGVAFTLPLLPPVAKALAEYLRHGRPADTPTRHLFVQMKMPLEPFAASSAIRHIVMKHAKIAGIDAPFLGSHVLRHSHAARQIDLGARPQVISDLLGHRDPESVSAYVRIATASLREIALPVPT, translated from the coding sequence TTGCTGCCGCCGTTGCTCGCGCAGTATGCCGCCTATCTGACCCAGCATCGCGGTAATCCAGAGGTGACGGTTCACAAAAAGCTGGGCCACATCGGTAAGCTTCAGGATTACTTGATTCAGGCCGGCAAGGACTGGCACTCGATGCAGATAACCGATGTCGATGCATTTCTGGTTGGCCGCGCCGCGCGATATTCCCGATCGCATGTGAGCGATCTTGCTTGCACGGTACGCTGCTTTTCCCGTTTCCTGCACTGGAGTGGACAGAGTCCGGTCGATATCAGCGAGGCCGTGATCGCGCCCGTGCAACGACGGCACGAGCGACCGAGACGCGCCCTTTCCTGGGACAATGTGAAGCGGCTCCTGATGGCCGTGGACAGATCAAGTCCGCAGGGCCTTCGCGACTACGCGATCCTGCTGATGATGAGCACCTATGGCTTTGGCGCCGGCGAGATCATCCGCTTGCAGTTTCGGGATATCGACTGGGATAATAGCACACTGTCAGTCCTTCGCCCAAAGACGGGCGTTGCATTCACGCTGCCGCTGTTGCCACCCGTCGCCAAGGCGCTGGCAGAGTATCTACGCCACGGCCGGCCCGCTGATACACCCACCCGCCATCTTTTCGTGCAGATGAAGATGCCGCTGGAGCCATTCGCGGCTTCGAGCGCGATACGCCACATCGTGATGAAGCATGCGAAGATCGCGGGGATCGATGCACCATTTCTGGGCAGCCATGTATTGCGACATTCTCACGCGGCGCGCCAGATAGACCTGGGTGCGCGGCCCCAAGTGATATCGGATCTCCTTGGTCACCGGGATCCAGAGTCGGTCTCGGCCTATGTGCGGATCGCCACCGCGTCCCTGCGCGAGATCGCATTGCCGGTGCCGACATGA